The proteins below come from a single Chryseobacterium sp. MA9 genomic window:
- a CDS encoding KUP/HAK/KT family potassium transporter, whose protein sequence is MAEVTEDGYHFDIKKLSFIGVLVSLGIVFGDIGTSPLYVMKAIVNARSQGSNMPFNEYIEGALSCIIWTLTLQTTIKYVIIALRADNKGEGGILALFSLVRNLKKGWLYLIAIVGAAALIADGVITPSLTVMSAIEGLEIYNPHTPVVPITIGILIVIFVVQQFGTSFIGKFFGPVMVVWFLVLGGLGVMHLSENFEILRSFNPYYAYKLIVNSPSAIVILGAVFLCTTGAEALYSDLGHCGAKNIRVSWGFVKVMLILNYLGQGAWLLTNYNKPGFSVVNPFFGIMEEWMIIPGVILATAAAIIASQALITGSFTIFSEAMSLNLWPNQKIDYPSGVKGQMYIPRINWGLLILCIIVVLHFRESGKMEAAYGLSITVTMLMTTILLVFWLLKQRVSKILILFFAFVYMAIELGFFSANIIKFLEGGWITVVLAGSIGLSMYAWYNGRLIKTRFIQFVKIEKYVSILKDMKLDETIPKYATNLAYLSRAKRNDEVESKIIYSIIKKQPKRADHYFILSIVNQEDPYTFKYTVDEILPGTVYKINFLLGFKVDRRINDYFNMVLKDLMADGTIPSRSSHPSLRSHEIPPDLKYVIIDNTYINDILLTVKQKIILNIYNFVKYIGSDDFKAWGVSSHNVEVESAPITELTVYDNKIEQSGYFRHNS, encoded by the coding sequence ATGGCAGAAGTTACAGAAGATGGTTACCACTTCGACATAAAGAAACTTTCCTTTATTGGAGTTTTAGTGTCTCTAGGAATTGTTTTTGGAGATATTGGTACCTCTCCGCTTTACGTAATGAAAGCAATTGTGAATGCGAGATCCCAAGGGAGCAATATGCCTTTCAACGAATACATAGAGGGTGCTCTTTCATGTATTATTTGGACGCTTACCCTGCAGACCACAATAAAATATGTGATCATTGCTTTAAGAGCAGATAATAAAGGTGAAGGAGGTATTCTTGCTTTGTTTTCATTAGTAAGAAACCTTAAGAAAGGATGGTTGTATCTCATTGCTATTGTAGGGGCTGCCGCACTTATTGCAGACGGGGTAATTACGCCATCGCTTACCGTAATGTCGGCCATTGAAGGTCTTGAAATTTATAACCCCCACACTCCTGTCGTACCTATCACAATTGGAATTCTGATTGTTATTTTTGTAGTACAACAATTTGGGACCAGCTTTATTGGTAAGTTTTTTGGCCCTGTAATGGTTGTTTGGTTTCTTGTATTAGGTGGTTTGGGAGTAATGCACTTGAGCGAAAATTTTGAGATTTTAAGATCTTTCAATCCTTACTATGCTTACAAACTTATTGTCAACTCACCAAGTGCAATCGTTATTTTAGGTGCAGTTTTCCTTTGTACAACAGGAGCAGAAGCGCTTTATTCAGACTTGGGACACTGCGGTGCAAAAAATATCAGAGTAAGCTGGGGATTTGTTAAAGTTATGCTTATTCTAAACTATCTTGGACAGGGAGCATGGCTTTTGACTAATTACAACAAACCTGGATTTTCTGTAGTAAACCCGTTCTTTGGGATTATGGAAGAATGGATGATCATCCCGGGAGTAATTTTAGCAACAGCAGCAGCAATTATTGCCAGCCAGGCTTTGATTACAGGTTCTTTCACCATATTTTCAGAAGCAATGTCTCTTAACTTATGGCCGAATCAAAAAATTGATTATCCTTCCGGAGTTAAAGGACAGATGTATATTCCAAGAATCAACTGGGGACTTCTTATTCTGTGTATTATTGTTGTGCTGCATTTCAGGGAATCCGGAAAAATGGAAGCCGCTTATGGACTTTCCATTACAGTTACGATGCTGATGACAACAATCCTGCTGGTGTTCTGGTTATTAAAACAAAGAGTAAGCAAAATATTGATTTTATTTTTCGCATTTGTTTATATGGCTATTGAACTAGGCTTCTTCAGTGCCAATATTATCAAATTCCTGGAAGGAGGATGGATTACAGTTGTTTTAGCTGGTTCTATCGGACTTTCTATGTATGCATGGTATAACGGGCGATTGATCAAAACAAGATTTATCCAGTTTGTAAAAATAGAAAAATATGTGTCTATCCTTAAAGACATGAAACTGGATGAAACTATTCCGAAATATGCTACAAACCTGGCTTACCTGAGCAGAGCAAAAAGAAATGATGAAGTAGAATCAAAAATCATCTATTCCATCATCAAAAAGCAACCGAAAAGAGCAGATCATTACTTTATCCTGAGCATTGTAAACCAGGAAGATCCATATACTTTTAAATATACAGTAGACGAAATTCTTCCGGGAACAGTATATAAAATTAACTTCCTTTTAGGATTTAAAGTTGACCGAAGAATCAATGATTACTTCAATATGGTCCTTAAAGATTTAATGGCCGATGGAACCATTCCTTCAAGAAGCAGCCATCCTTCTTTAAGATCTCATGAGATACCGCCGGATCTTAAATATGTAATCATAGATAACACCTATATCAACGATATCCTTTTAACTGTTAAACAAAAGATTATTCTTAACATTTACAACTTTGTGAAGTATATCGGAAGCGATGACTTTAAGGCTTGGGGAGTATCTTCTCATAACGTTGAAGTAGAATCTGCGCCGATCACAGAATTAACAGTTTACGATAATAAGATAGAGCAGTCCGGATATTTCCGCCACAACTCGTAA
- a CDS encoding pyruvate dehydrogenase complex E1 component subunit beta: protein MAEYTFREVIAQAMSEEMRKDESIYLMGEEVAEYNGAYKASKGMLDEFGPKRVIDTPIAELGFTGISVGAAMNGNRPIVEFMTFNFSLVGIDQIINNAAKIRQMSGGQWNCPIVFRGPTASAGQLGATHSQAFEGWFANCPGLKVVVPSNPYDAKGLLKTAIQDNDPVIFMESEQMYGDKMEIPEEEYYLPIGKADIKRAGTDVTLVSFGKIMKLALQAAEDMAKEGISVEVIDLRTVRPLDFDTVLESVKKTNRLVILEEAWPFGSISSEITYMVQQKAFDYLDAPIKRITTPDAPAPYSAALFAEWFPKLEKVKEEIKKAMYVK from the coding sequence ATGGCAGAATATACTTTTCGTGAGGTAATTGCACAGGCAATGAGCGAGGAAATGCGTAAAGACGAATCCATCTATCTGATGGGTGAGGAAGTTGCAGAATATAATGGTGCATATAAAGCTTCAAAAGGAATGCTGGATGAATTTGGTCCGAAAAGAGTAATCGATACACCGATTGCAGAACTTGGATTTACTGGAATCTCTGTGGGAGCGGCAATGAATGGTAACAGACCCATCGTAGAATTTATGACATTCAATTTCTCATTGGTAGGAATTGATCAGATTATCAATAATGCAGCAAAAATCCGCCAGATGAGTGGTGGACAGTGGAATTGTCCAATCGTTTTCCGCGGACCTACTGCTTCTGCAGGACAATTAGGGGCTACTCACTCTCAGGCTTTTGAAGGTTGGTTCGCCAACTGCCCGGGACTTAAAGTGGTAGTACCTTCTAATCCATACGATGCAAAAGGACTTTTGAAAACTGCAATCCAGGATAATGACCCGGTTATTTTCATGGAATCTGAGCAGATGTACGGAGATAAAATGGAAATTCCTGAAGAAGAATACTACTTGCCAATAGGAAAAGCAGATATCAAGAGAGCAGGTACAGACGTTACTTTGGTTTCTTTCGGAAAGATCATGAAGCTGGCTTTACAGGCTGCTGAAGATATGGCTAAAGAAGGAATCTCTGTAGAGGTTATTGACCTTAGAACAGTTCGTCCTCTTGATTTTGATACCGTTTTAGAATCTGTAAAGAAAACAAATAGATTGGTTATTTTGGAAGAAGCTTGGCCATTTGGTTCAATATCTTCAGAAATTACTTATATGGTACAGCAAAAAGCATTTGATTATTTAGATGCTCCTATCAAGAGAATTACAACTCCTGATGCACCTGCACCATACTCTGCAGCATTATTTGCAGAATGGTTCCCTAAGCTTGAAAAAGTAAAAGAGGAAATCAAAAAAGCGATGTACGTAAAATAG
- a CDS encoding DUF2147 domain-containing protein: protein MKKILLTFALSLCGVLTFAQIEGKWKTIDDETKQAKSIVEVYKKSDGKYYGKVSQLLIKPADPNCTSCKDDRKGKPILGLEIIRGLKKDGDEFTGGTITDPKTGKTYKCTITRSGDKLNVRGYLGLSLLGRTQVWEKAN from the coding sequence ATGAAAAAAATATTGTTAACGTTTGCGCTTTCTCTATGTGGGGTACTCACATTTGCACAAATAGAAGGTAAGTGGAAAACGATAGATGATGAGACAAAACAGGCAAAATCTATTGTTGAAGTGTACAAAAAATCAGATGGGAAGTATTATGGAAAAGTTTCTCAGTTATTGATAAAACCAGCTGATCCAAACTGTACATCTTGTAAAGATGACAGAAAAGGGAAACCCATTTTAGGATTAGAGATCATCAGAGGATTGAAAAAAGACGGTGATGAGTTCACAGGAGGAACAATTACTGATCCTAAAACAGGAAAAACTTATAAATGTACCATTACAAGAAGCGGTGATAAACTGAACGTAAGAGGTTACTTAGGATTATCTTTATTAGGAAGAACCCAGGTTTGGGAGAAAGCTAATTAA
- a CDS encoding LTA synthase family protein yields MKFLKGFRKQEVLALIYRIFLAYVFYQIARLLFWYFNKDLIKVDSVSEYIKLAFHGTAFDTTAILYVNALFILLSLLPLVINTKKVFQKILFWLYFITNGIAYAMNFGDFIYYKFSQARLTSAVFQVAEHESNVSQTLMISVGEHPFVLVWFIVLMGLWVFFYKRVKVEEVKPLKLLPYFLTSIVTLCLTAVLVVGGIRGDFKHSTRPINMVDATRFVTNPLQGNMVLNSTFSFFRTLNTNNFKEVHFVDQKYIEENVQPYKVYDRKVENRPNIVIFIVESFGREYSGAFNKDKNIKDYVSYTPFMDSLATQSLIFPNTFANGRQSIHGMSSVLAGIPSLTDAFTGSPYSNQKIQSIVSVCNDLGYDTSFYHGAPNGSMGFLGFGNILGFKHYFGKTEYNHDEDFDGMWAIWDEPFLQYFAKNIGKKQPFMTTVFTASSHHPFKVPEKYNGKFKKGKIEIHEPMQYTDYAIKQYFETAKKQPWYNNTIFVFTGDHTNQVYYQEYERAMNRYAVPLVFYSPNPAYQLKGVSQETAQQADIYPTLADLIGYNKPIRSWGRSLVSDKKYPFIVVNSDGSTDQFMIGNYIYRFDGKEIIGVYDKSDLSLEKNLLNEVKNPEVEAGKKTAKAWYQDYMDRVINRKLY; encoded by the coding sequence ATGAAATTTTTAAAAGGATTTAGAAAACAGGAAGTTCTGGCATTGATTTACAGAATTTTTTTAGCCTATGTTTTTTATCAGATTGCCAGACTTTTATTCTGGTATTTTAATAAGGATCTGATTAAAGTTGACTCTGTCTCAGAATATATAAAGCTGGCCTTCCATGGTACAGCTTTCGATACCACTGCTATTTTATATGTCAATGCATTGTTTATACTCCTTAGCTTATTGCCTTTGGTAATCAATACAAAGAAAGTTTTTCAGAAAATTCTTTTCTGGCTGTATTTTATCACCAATGGCATTGCCTATGCCATGAATTTCGGGGATTTTATTTACTATAAATTCTCACAGGCAAGACTTACTTCTGCAGTATTTCAGGTAGCTGAACATGAATCCAACGTTTCCCAAACGCTGATGATTTCTGTGGGAGAACATCCTTTTGTGCTGGTTTGGTTTATTGTTTTAATGGGATTGTGGGTTTTCTTTTACAAAAGAGTAAAAGTGGAGGAGGTGAAGCCTTTGAAATTACTTCCTTATTTTCTTACTTCCATTGTTACGTTGTGTCTTACTGCTGTATTGGTGGTAGGAGGAATCAGAGGAGATTTTAAACACAGTACAAGACCTATTAACATGGTGGATGCTACCCGTTTTGTAACGAATCCACTGCAGGGAAATATGGTACTCAACAGTACATTCTCCTTTTTCAGAACTTTAAATACCAATAATTTTAAGGAAGTTCATTTCGTAGATCAAAAATATATTGAAGAAAATGTACAGCCTTATAAAGTATATGACAGAAAAGTTGAAAACCGTCCCAATATTGTTATTTTCATTGTAGAGTCTTTTGGGAGAGAATATTCCGGAGCTTTTAATAAAGATAAAAATATTAAGGATTATGTTTCTTATACTCCGTTTATGGACAGCCTGGCAACCCAGAGTCTTATTTTTCCCAATACTTTTGCGAATGGCAGGCAGTCTATTCATGGGATGAGCAGTGTTTTAGCAGGAATTCCGAGTCTTACCGATGCCTTTACCGGATCACCCTATTCTAACCAGAAAATTCAGTCTATTGTGTCTGTTTGTAATGATCTGGGATATGATACTTCTTTTTATCATGGAGCACCGAATGGTTCTATGGGATTCCTTGGATTCGGAAATATTTTAGGATTTAAACATTATTTTGGGAAAACAGAATACAATCATGATGAAGACTTCGATGGAATGTGGGCAATATGGGATGAACCTTTCCTGCAGTATTTTGCTAAAAATATCGGGAAGAAACAACCTTTCATGACCACAGTATTCACTGCTTCATCACACCATCCTTTTAAAGTACCTGAAAAATATAACGGTAAATTTAAAAAAGGGAAAATTGAAATACATGAGCCGATGCAGTATACGGATTATGCCATCAAACAATATTTTGAAACCGCAAAAAAACAGCCCTGGTATAACAACACTATTTTTGTTTTCACCGGAGATCACACCAATCAGGTGTATTATCAGGAATACGAAAGAGCGATGAACCGTTATGCAGTTCCATTGGTTTTCTATTCTCCGAATCCTGCTTATCAGTTAAAAGGAGTCAGTCAGGAAACAGCACAGCAGGCAGATATATATCCTACATTGGCCGACCTTATCGGATATAACAAGCCCATCAGAAGCTGGGGCAGAAGTTTGGTGAGTGATAAAAAATATCCTTTCATCGTAGTCAATTCAGATGGAAGCACAGATCAGTTCATGATCGGAAATTATATTTACCGTTTTGATGGAAAAGAAATCATTGGGGTATATGACAAATCAGATCTGAGCCTTGAAAAAAATCTTCTTAATGAAGTTAAAAACCCTGAAGTTGAAGCCGGAAAGAAAACAGCGAAAGCGTGGTATCAGGATTATATGGATAGAGTAATTAACAGGAAACTGTATTAA
- a CDS encoding phosphatidylcholine/phosphatidylserine synthase, which yields MNFIKNNLANALTLANLFAGCIGAIHLILGDYQTTAICLILSSIFDFFDGFVARALKSNSNLGLQLDSLADMVSFGVIPGLTMYKALEPFGTDLLGIHFPFEIKYLGLIVTVFSCLRLAIFNLDEEQRYYFKGLNTPTNTVLLFGLYYAFKETGTFSFLFNNELLLILLTLLTSWLLISPIKMMAMKFKSKQLKDNYPKIVLLVGGIAILAIFHVVGIPMLVIYYILVSLIFQGQLK from the coding sequence ATGAATTTTATAAAGAATAATCTGGCCAATGCCTTAACCCTGGCTAACTTATTTGCAGGCTGCATAGGAGCAATACATCTAATTTTAGGAGATTATCAGACTACGGCAATCTGCCTTATTCTCTCTTCGATTTTCGATTTTTTCGATGGCTTTGTAGCCAGAGCTTTAAAATCAAATTCCAATCTGGGACTTCAGCTGGATTCTCTTGCGGATATGGTAAGCTTTGGAGTAATTCCCGGACTTACTATGTATAAAGCTCTTGAACCATTTGGTACAGACCTTCTTGGAATTCACTTTCCGTTTGAAATCAAGTATCTCGGACTGATTGTTACTGTATTTTCCTGCCTGAGGCTTGCCATCTTCAATCTTGATGAAGAGCAGCGTTATTATTTTAAAGGATTAAACACACCCACCAATACTGTTTTACTATTTGGCCTCTATTATGCGTTCAAAGAAACCGGAACTTTTAGCTTTTTGTTCAATAATGAGCTACTGCTGATTCTCCTGACTCTTCTTACGTCATGGCTTCTGATCAGCCCGATCAAGATGATGGCGATGAAATTCAAATCAAAACAATTAAAAGACAACTATCCTAAAATAGTATTGCTTGTAGGAGGAATTGCTATTCTTGCCATATTTCATGTAGTAGGAATCCCGATGCTTGTTATTTATTATATATTGGTGTCCCTTATTTTTCAGGGACAATTAAAATAA
- a CDS encoding 3'-5' exonuclease, translated as MNLKLHKPLCIFDLETTGTNIGKDRIVEICILKVNPDASRESKTWRVNPEMLIPKESSEIHGIYDEDVKDAPTFRDIASKIMEMITGSDLGGFNSNRFDVPLLAEELLRVGMDFDLSKFRLVDAQTIFHKKEPRNLGAAYQFYCGKTLENAHSAEADVMATFEVLDAQVGKYDDIPNEIAPLSEFTFHNKNADLAGFIGYNEKMEEVFNFGKYKGQGVKAVFQKDLGYFGWLQNADFPLYTKKIFTKIQLSSRF; from the coding sequence ATGAATTTAAAACTCCATAAACCACTTTGTATTTTTGACCTGGAAACAACAGGAACCAATATCGGAAAAGACAGAATTGTTGAAATCTGTATCTTAAAAGTAAATCCTGATGCCTCCAGAGAAAGCAAAACATGGCGCGTCAACCCGGAAATGCTTATTCCTAAAGAAAGCAGTGAGATCCACGGGATTTATGATGAAGACGTTAAGGATGCTCCTACCTTCAGAGATATTGCTTCTAAAATTATGGAAATGATTACCGGAAGTGATTTGGGTGGATTTAATTCCAACAGATTTGATGTTCCGCTTTTGGCTGAAGAACTTTTAAGAGTAGGTATGGATTTTGATCTGAGTAAGTTCAGATTGGTAGATGCACAGACTATTTTTCATAAGAAAGAACCCAGAAACTTAGGCGCAGCTTACCAGTTTTACTGTGGAAAAACACTGGAAAATGCCCATTCTGCAGAAGCTGATGTAATGGCAACATTTGAAGTTCTGGACGCTCAGGTTGGAAAATATGATGATATTCCGAATGAAATAGCACCACTAAGCGAATTTACATTCCATAATAAAAATGCAGATCTTGCCGGATTTATCGGATATAACGAAAAAATGGAAGAAGTTTTCAACTTTGGAAAATATAAAGGTCAGGGTGTGAAAGCAGTATTTCAAAAAGATTTAGGGTATTTCGGATGGCTTCAGAATGCTGACTTTCCGCTGTATACCAAGAAGATTTTCACAAAGATTCAACTCTCAAGCAGATTTTAA
- a CDS encoding DUF2007 domain-containing protein codes for MSDLVRFKFYETALEANRDKQILAENGINSFIANEQLIQSDWLLSQAVGGIQLQVFEEDLEKAKEILQNYKDNEQYSLEVEHTIENPEFDFVCPKCGSNHIYRDDSATSFFGISFLTSHKFKCYYCGNEFTH; via the coding sequence ATGTCTGATCTGGTTCGTTTTAAATTTTATGAAACTGCCCTTGAAGCTAACAGGGACAAACAGATATTGGCTGAAAACGGTATCAACAGCTTCATTGCAAATGAGCAGCTAATCCAGTCGGATTGGCTGCTGTCACAGGCTGTAGGCGGGATACAGCTTCAGGTATTTGAAGAAGATCTTGAGAAAGCCAAAGAGATATTGCAGAATTATAAGGACAATGAACAATATTCGTTGGAAGTAGAACACACCATTGAAAATCCTGAGTTTGATTTTGTATGTCCAAAATGTGGTTCTAATCATATTTACAGGGACGACAGTGCAACCAGCTTCTTTGGAATTTCTTTTCTGACGAGTCATAAATTCAAATGCTATTATTGTGGGAATGAGTTTACTCATTAG
- a CDS encoding fumarylacetoacetate hydrolase family protein, protein MKIICIGRNYSEHAKELGNEIPENPVIFMKPDTAVLKGNDFYIPEFSNDIHYELEVVLKISKGGKYIRKEAANKHYEEIGLGIDFTARDLQSELKSKGLPWELAKGFDGSAVVSNFFKKDSLNLDGLQFSLLKNKEKVQDGNTKDMMFNFDDIIAFASQYFTLRVGDLIFTGTPKGVGKVEENDILEAYLEDEKILDIRIL, encoded by the coding sequence ATGAAAATAATCTGTATAGGAAGAAACTACAGTGAGCATGCAAAAGAATTAGGAAACGAAATTCCTGAGAATCCTGTTATTTTTATGAAACCGGATACAGCGGTTCTGAAAGGAAATGATTTTTATATCCCTGAATTCTCAAATGATATTCACTACGAACTTGAAGTCGTATTAAAAATTTCCAAGGGAGGAAAGTATATCCGGAAAGAAGCGGCAAACAAACATTATGAAGAAATAGGTCTGGGAATAGATTTCACAGCCAGAGACCTTCAGAGTGAGCTAAAATCAAAAGGACTTCCATGGGAGCTTGCTAAAGGTTTTGACGGTTCTGCAGTGGTAAGCAATTTCTTCAAAAAAGACAGCCTTAATCTTGACGGCCTTCAGTTTTCATTATTAAAGAACAAAGAGAAGGTACAGGATGGCAATACAAAAGACATGATGTTTAATTTTGATGATATCATTGCTTTTGCTTCTCAGTATTTTACGTTAAGAGTAGGTGATCTTATCTTCACAGGAACTCCAAAAGGAGTTGGAAAGGTAGAGGAAAATGACATTCTGGAAGCTTATCTTGAAGATGAAAAAATTCTTGACATCCGAATATTATAA